The window GTCATCACAGGAATTGTTCCAGTGACCGGAATTTCCCTGCCATTTTTAAGTTATGGGGGATCATCTCTTATCACAATTTTCATCCTATTCGGAATTCTTGCCAACATCACGAGTAAAGAGAATTTGGTATTATGAGTGGTTCCGTATTGATTGCAGCCGGGGGAACCGGTGGACATATATCGCCCGGTGTGGCCCTGGCAGAAGTTCTGGCAGAAAAAATTTCTTCCTTTGGATTTGATGCGGTATATTTGCATTCCCTGATCCGCAATAAAGACAATCCCGATCTTTTGAATCCGCCTTGCGAAGTTCTATGGCATAATGTGCCTCAGTTAGGTGGTATCAAAACTTTGATTTATCCACTTTTATTCCTTTTTCCATTTATGAAAACCATCCTTCTTTTTCACAGGTTGAAAGTAAGGGCGGTGATTGGAATGGGAGGATATTCCAGTCTTCCTTCGATCCTATATGCTATCCTTTTTCGAAAACAATTGTATCTTTGTGAACAAAACTGTGTTCCAGGAAAAATCACTCGTATCTTCTCTCGTTTTTCCAAAAAAATCGCCTTCAGTTTTCCATTAAGCGAAGGTTATGCGATCAAAGGAAAAACAATTGGGAATCCGATTCGAAAACGTGTCATCCCGGAACACTTAAACATTCGCCAAAATGAAAATTTACACGAAGGGAAAAAAAATACAGTGAATGTTCTTGTTCTGGGTGGTTCGCAAGGGGCAAGACAACTCAACCAAATGATTCTTAAAACTATGGAAAATTCAGAGATTGCATCTAAATACAAATTTAGATTACTCACTGGAACATCCTTATATGAGGAAACAAAGTCTAAATCCTCTGGCAACGCGGAAATCATTTCTTATGCAAATGATATGAAACCCAATTATGAA of the Leptospira kanakyensis genome contains:
- a CDS encoding UDP-N-acetylglucosamine--N-acetylmuramyl-(pentapeptide) pyrophosphoryl-undecaprenol N-acetylglucosamine transferase; the encoded protein is MSGSVLIAAGGTGGHISPGVALAEVLAEKISSFGFDAVYLHSLIRNKDNPDLLNPPCEVLWHNVPQLGGIKTLIYPLLFLFPFMKTILLFHRLKVRAVIGMGGYSSLPSILYAILFRKQLYLCEQNCVPGKITRIFSRFSKKIAFSFPLSEGYAIKGKTIGNPIRKRVIPEHLNIRQNENLHEGKKNTVNVLVLGGSQGARQLNQMILKTMENSEIASKYKFRLLTGTSLYEETKSKSSGNAEIISYANDMKPNYEWANIVVARSGAGVLAECLVFGLPMILIPYPFAADNHQKENANYIESQGAAVTIHSTSEDPTRLVQILLGWKDHSEILREMGHVSLALSNVNAAYQTVSYFFTDKD